The Niastella koreensis GR20-10 genome includes a window with the following:
- a CDS encoding MIP/aquaporin family protein, producing the protein MRKLLTEFIGTFFFVLVIGMTVAGGKGDFAPLAIGTALMVMVFAGGHISGGHYNPAVSLAILLRGKINTSEAIQYMIVQIIGGIVAALAVQAFLGDKIPATAPVMASASKGLLAEFLGTFALAYVVLNTATAKGNAGNSFYGLAIGFTVLCMAYALGPISGGAFNPAVATGISVMRLAAWSDFWVFMVGCFGGGAAAALIFRINNPDDK; encoded by the coding sequence ATGAGAAAGTTATTAACTGAATTTATCGGCACCTTCTTTTTTGTGCTGGTAATAGGAATGACGGTAGCGGGCGGCAAAGGCGATTTTGCCCCGCTTGCTATTGGTACCGCATTAATGGTTATGGTGTTTGCCGGCGGCCATATCTCAGGTGGCCATTATAACCCTGCCGTTTCCCTGGCTATCTTATTGCGGGGTAAAATAAATACATCGGAAGCTATTCAATACATGATCGTGCAGATCATCGGCGGCATTGTAGCTGCATTAGCAGTACAAGCATTCCTGGGCGATAAAATACCAGCAACAGCTCCGGTGATGGCAAGCGCCTCAAAAGGATTACTGGCAGAATTCCTGGGCACATTTGCCCTGGCGTATGTAGTGTTAAATACTGCTACAGCAAAGGGCAATGCCGGAAATAGTTTTTATGGACTGGCAATCGGGTTTACCGTCTTATGCATGGCTTATGCATTAGGTCCCATCTCGGGTGGCGCTTTTAATCCAGCCGTGGCCACAGGCATCAGCGTTATGCGGTTGGCCGCCTGGAGTGATTTCTGGGTTTTTATGGTGGGTTGTTTTGGTGGCGGTGCGGCAGCGGCATTGATCTTTAGAATTAATAATCCGGATGATAAATAG
- a CDS encoding carbonic anhydrase, which produces MRNCILIIALWWCMACQRGQLKPIALPADSKPATAPSYVPSLKPAANEILAKLKAGNANFVARFSFVNVHSDSSYNYYDQIIRSGKDQHPMACVLTCMDSRVPPEIIFDEGIGNLFVLRVAGNIQDDDILGSIEYAVAEKNIKLIVVMGHTNCGAIAAAFGNVDSSAKELYELIAHVKRAKVPNDQPPYNATAKNNVALTMEDILQHSSTVKKKYDDKELMLVGALYNVSNGKVSWKDLDW; this is translated from the coding sequence ATGCGTAATTGTATTCTTATTATCGCCTTGTGGTGGTGCATGGCTTGCCAACGGGGGCAATTGAAACCCATTGCGCTTCCCGCTGATTCAAAACCGGCTACGGCCCCATCTTATGTTCCATCCCTTAAGCCGGCTGCCAATGAGATCCTGGCGAAGTTAAAAGCAGGCAATGCCAACTTTGTGGCCAGGTTTTCTTTTGTGAATGTTCACTCCGACAGCTCCTATAATTATTACGATCAGATAATAAGATCGGGGAAGGATCAGCACCCTATGGCCTGTGTGCTAACCTGTATGGATTCAAGGGTGCCGCCTGAAATTATTTTTGATGAGGGCATCGGGAATTTGTTTGTGTTACGGGTTGCCGGCAACATCCAGGACGATGATATCCTGGGAAGCATTGAATATGCAGTGGCTGAAAAGAATATAAAACTAATTGTAGTAATGGGGCATACCAATTGCGGGGCCATCGCCGCCGCCTTTGGCAATGTTGATTCATCGGCCAAAGAATTGTACGAGTTAATTGCTCATGTTAAAAGAGCTAAAGTGCCTAATGATCAGCCGCCTTACAATGCTACCGCTAAAAATAATGTAGCGCTTACCATGGAAGATATTTTACAACACAGTTCTACGGTAAAGAAAAAATACGATGATAAGGAATTGATGCTGGTAGGTGCATTGTATAATGTTAGCAATGGTAAGGTTAGCTGGAAGGACCTGGATTGGTGA
- a CDS encoding ATP-binding protein, with amino-acid sequence MMSGKRIIFYILAAFLAGTIVLIYVEYNSTKHLNSLIKANRKLMGEFRITENMLNATKSKVVIERKIRGFIESGDTSYLTGLNVEFEEIQRSQQFLMAIPGDSHTVALIHKLDTTIQKKINLFHNVLHAYHRHSVQAAEDTIKANLPEWVSYDIESTVRDVTEARRDELAVITNSVQRSGQKALEFSYMLIALVLLATGVLLWYILHIMQKLIRSEKKVRETARVKENFLANMSHEIRTPMNAILGFTQLLSQKRMDDDAKHFVTTIQSSGENLLTIVNDILDISKIEAGMMRIEKLPFSLRGLVNSIELMVQQKVMSKSISLTIAIDNSLPDILEGDPVRLTQIINNLLGNAIKFTEKGAIDLRIIKKEIIDNIVTLQFVIRDTGIGIEPQKLKEIFGRFQQADDTITRQYGGTGLGLSIVKDLVDLLKGTITVESTPGTGTAFTITLPYFISTQQIRNNLGISELPIANNTHTNLHILITEDNEANQSLLSHIFRNWNIPFAIANNGQEAIELLKKKEFNLVLMDIQMPVMDGYTAARKIRNELKLTVPIVAMTAHALPGEKEKCLSYGMNDYITKPVKQDQLRDLINRFTSFAQPVVKTETPKPSEETNNYNFIQLDYLKDVSAGNKNYEKDVTQKFLQAVPVALQQLEMALQEGNTDAMKRIAHNLKTTISVMGLNDTLNPLLDEVEAGNRDNTQLRNTLHKITDTCRQAMAEAKQFHASLL; translated from the coding sequence ATGATGTCAGGAAAAAGGATCATATTCTATATTCTCGCTGCATTCCTTGCCGGAACGATTGTACTCATTTACGTGGAGTACAATTCAACCAAACACCTGAATTCCCTCATCAAGGCCAACAGAAAGCTCATGGGCGAATTCCGGATCACCGAGAATATGTTGAATGCCACTAAAAGCAAAGTGGTGATTGAAAGAAAGATCCGCGGATTTATTGAATCGGGCGACACCAGCTATTTAACCGGGTTGAATGTTGAATTTGAAGAGATCCAGCGATCTCAACAATTTCTGATGGCCATTCCCGGCGACTCACATACCGTTGCCCTCATTCATAAACTCGACACTACCATTCAAAAAAAGATCAATCTCTTTCATAACGTGCTGCATGCTTATCACCGGCACAGTGTACAGGCTGCCGAAGATACCATTAAGGCCAACCTGCCCGAATGGGTTTCCTATGATATTGAAAGCACGGTGCGGGACGTAACCGAAGCCCGGCGGGATGAATTGGCAGTAATAACCAACTCCGTTCAACGCAGCGGACAAAAGGCGCTTGAATTCAGTTATATGCTCATTGCCCTGGTATTACTTGCAACCGGTGTGTTGCTATGGTATATCCTGCACATCATGCAGAAACTGATCCGGTCTGAAAAAAAAGTTCGCGAAACGGCAAGAGTCAAAGAAAACTTTCTGGCCAACATGAGCCATGAAATCCGCACGCCAATGAACGCCATCCTTGGATTTACACAATTACTATCGCAAAAAAGAATGGATGATGACGCCAAACACTTTGTAACTACCATTCAAAGTTCGGGCGAGAACCTGCTGACGATCGTAAACGATATCCTGGACATTTCAAAGATCGAAGCCGGCATGATGCGGATAGAAAAACTGCCCTTCAGCCTGAGGGGACTGGTAAACTCCATAGAACTGATGGTACAGCAAAAGGTGATGTCCAAAAGCATCAGCTTAACCATCGCCATCGATAATTCTTTGCCCGATATCCTGGAAGGCGACCCGGTGAGGCTGACGCAAATAATCAATAACCTGTTGGGCAATGCGATCAAGTTTACCGAAAAAGGAGCTATAGATCTACGGATCATCAAAAAAGAGATCATTGATAATATTGTGACGCTCCAATTTGTTATCAGGGATACGGGAATTGGGATTGAACCGCAAAAACTGAAAGAGATCTTTGGCCGGTTTCAGCAGGCTGATGATACCATTACCCGGCAATATGGCGGAACCGGCTTGGGCTTATCAATCGTGAAAGACCTGGTTGATCTGTTGAAAGGAACTATCACAGTTGAAAGCACACCGGGCACCGGTACAGCTTTCACCATTACGCTCCCCTATTTTATTTCGACCCAACAAATTCGCAACAACCTTGGCATCTCAGAATTGCCGATCGCAAACAATACCCATACCAATCTCCATATTCTGATCACGGAAGACAATGAGGCCAATCAAAGCCTGCTCAGTCATATTTTCAGGAACTGGAACATTCCTTTTGCTATTGCCAACAATGGCCAGGAAGCCATCGAACTATTAAAAAAGAAAGAATTTAACCTGGTGCTGATGGATATTCAAATGCCGGTAATGGATGGCTATACCGCTGCCAGAAAAATCCGCAATGAGTTAAAGTTAACCGTTCCTATTGTTGCCATGACGGCGCATGCCCTGCCGGGTGAAAAAGAAAAGTGTTTGAGTTATGGTATGAACGATTACATCACCAAGCCCGTAAAACAGGACCAGTTGCGTGACCTGATAAACCGTTTCACCTCCTTCGCGCAACCGGTAGTGAAAACGGAAACTCCCAAACCCAGCGAAGAAACAAACAACTATAATTTCATTCAGCTGGATTATCTGAAAGACGTAAGCGCCGGGAATAAAAACTATGAGAAGGATGTAACCCAGAAATTTCTACAGGCGGTTCCTGTTGCCCTGCAACAACTGGAAATGGCTTTGCAGGAAGGCAATACCGACGCGATGAAAAGGATTGCCCATAATTTAAAAACTACCATTTCGGTGATGGGATTGAATGATACGCTCAATCCGCTGTTGGATGAAGTGGAAGCAGGCAACCGGGATAATACACAACTACGTAATACGCTCCATAAAATAACTGATACCTGCCGCCAGGCGATGGCAGAAGCAAAGCAATTCCATGCCTCATTATTGTAA
- a CDS encoding LytR/AlgR family response regulator transcription factor yields the protein MNVLIVDDNEIARTTLLQLASRIKDCTVVGECADALQAYNLLQQEAVDVILLDIEMPGMTGLELIKNLGAKRPLIIFTTSKKEYAVDAFELNVVDYIVKPVTTSRFIQAIDKARDLLESKEAQFNASNDFIFIRDSNIVRRLELDDILFAEAMGDYVKLHTGQRFYAIHNSLKAVEQHLPAQKFLRVHRSFIVAIDKIDTIRDGVLIVNEKTVPVADAYRATLNKRMNVL from the coding sequence ATGAATGTCCTGATCGTAGACGATAACGAAATAGCCAGAACAACACTGCTTCAGTTGGCCAGCCGGATAAAAGATTGTACGGTTGTTGGGGAATGCGCCGATGCCCTGCAGGCCTATAATTTACTGCAGCAGGAAGCCGTAGATGTTATCCTGTTGGATATTGAAATGCCCGGGATGACAGGCCTGGAACTGATAAAGAACCTGGGCGCCAAACGGCCCCTGATCATTTTCACTACCTCCAAAAAAGAATATGCGGTGGATGCCTTTGAGCTGAATGTGGTTGACTATATCGTAAAACCGGTTACTACCAGCCGTTTTATTCAGGCCATCGATAAAGCCCGGGACCTGCTGGAAAGCAAGGAAGCCCAATTCAATGCCAGTAATGATTTCATATTCATCAGGGATTCGAATATTGTGCGGCGGCTTGAACTGGATGATATTCTTTTTGCGGAGGCCATGGGCGATTATGTAAAACTGCATACCGGCCAGCGGTTCTATGCTATTCACAACTCGCTAAAAGCGGTGGAACAACACCTGCCTGCACAGAAATTCCTGCGGGTGCACCGGTCATTTATTGTAGCCATCGACAAAATAGACACGATCCGCGACGGCGTACTTATTGTGAATGAAAAAACAGTACCGGTAGCCGATGCCTACAGGGCCACTTTAAATAAGAGAATGAATGTGTTATAG
- a CDS encoding Dps family protein, which produces MKTNIGISETNTAEVAHELSKILADEFVLYTKARNAHWNVEGPDFVNKHLFFETQYNELADIVDNVAERIRQLGHYAPATLGAYLELTELTEIHRQRNDGIGFIKELLEDHEHIIFTLRKHIGAFASQYHDEGTSDFITGLMEKHEKMAWFLRAHLQ; this is translated from the coding sequence ATGAAAACGAATATAGGTATCAGTGAAACCAACACCGCCGAAGTGGCGCATGAACTGAGCAAAATACTGGCCGATGAATTTGTGTTGTATACAAAAGCAAGGAATGCCCATTGGAATGTAGAAGGCCCTGATTTTGTGAATAAGCATTTGTTTTTTGAAACCCAGTACAATGAGCTGGCAGATATCGTAGATAACGTAGCGGAAAGGATCCGGCAATTGGGACATTATGCGCCGGCCACGCTGGGCGCCTACCTGGAGCTGACAGAATTAACGGAAATACACCGGCAGCGAAATGACGGCATTGGGTTCATTAAGGAATTGCTGGAAGATCACGAGCACATCATTTTCACCTTGCGGAAACACATCGGGGCATTTGCCAGCCAGTATCACGATGAAGGCACCAGCGATTTCATTACGGGATTAATGGAGAAGCATGAAAAGATGGCCTGGTTTTTAAGAGCGCATTTGCAGTAA
- a CDS encoding SusC/RagA family TonB-linked outer membrane protein — protein sequence MNIRSLFMVGVWLACISFSRANIPSPHKYQQVASKEPVKGTVVGADGSPIAGATVRSLSSKHTTTTNEKGEFSLPVADGEKLVISFVGYKDQEVIVSGASLQVTLAVGDSRLNEVVVVGYGSRTKADVTGALTQLKADNIRQGVNISVDNMLQGKVAGVRIAQSSGEPGAGVDVFIRGVGSVRSGSTPLFVVDGVPLSNDNVSAAGTDVGMGSSDAKNPLNFLNTSDIETITVLKDASAAAIYGARGSNGVVLITTKRGKKGDPSLTYDMYVGTSKVIKKLKLLNADQYRKAIVDPSSDHGGNTDWQDAIMRNGFVQNHNLSFTKTTNTGGYLASLSHLDQTGIIKNSGFKRTTARLNAEESFFDNKRLTVKMNLTASNIDETGIPNGSTAGSDGQVLMYALMANPTWNVYDSAGNFTNFKKVQIFNPLYVLSVYDDRTNTFRVLGNMEATLRLLPGLNYRFNVGIDKSTSERKTTMYPNLTDRTPKGIYNQNNLKSLTTLLEHYLTYNLAIQKHQVEVLGGFSYQKFNFSGTAFNVQNLVAQGTGVPPMYNPGYSGTPGAPGGYAQENELQSYFGRVNYNYDNRFLFTASIRADGSTRFGENNKYGYFPSFAAGWNLTREKFLENVSVINNLKLRASWGQTGNQEVPNKITQASYTQSASSGYYLDGTNLVNGVTVNRTANPNLKWELVEQYNIGTDFELFKNKLYGSIEYYNKTTKDPILYIPSEPLSPTSMVWKNVGAEIINKGVEFTLGSQLINTKDLSWTVDVNGATLKNTIKDLPVSQLFSGNISGPGLSGVNANIYKNGYAAGSFFLIKHLGYDKDGKDIFEDKKQDGIINADDRQIFPGAIPKFNYGLNSQLRYKTLDLGFSFIGQTGGYLFNNTALDLSINNLKTDRNTLKKYVDNHADLGNQVVVSSLFLEKSDFLRLSNLRLGNTFKFKQIPWMQSLNIYVSAQNLFTITKYSGYDPLVNTTKNVDGNQSLGVDYTTYPAIKTFLLGATIKF from the coding sequence ATGAACATTCGATCGCTATTTATGGTAGGAGTATGGTTGGCGTGCATTAGCTTTTCCCGGGCTAATATTCCATCCCCTCACAAGTATCAACAGGTTGCTTCAAAGGAGCCTGTTAAAGGAACAGTTGTTGGCGCCGACGGCAGCCCCATCGCCGGCGCAACAGTAAGATCACTTTCTTCCAAACACACCACCACCACCAACGAAAAAGGGGAGTTTTCCCTGCCCGTTGCCGATGGGGAGAAACTGGTGATTTCATTTGTTGGGTATAAAGACCAGGAAGTAATTGTTTCCGGCGCCTCTCTGCAGGTAACCCTGGCAGTAGGTGACAGCCGGTTGAATGAGGTAGTGGTAGTAGGTTATGGCAGCCGTACAAAAGCCGACGTAACCGGTGCTTTAACACAGTTAAAAGCCGATAATATAAGACAGGGCGTTAATATTTCTGTAGATAACATGCTGCAGGGTAAAGTTGCCGGGGTGCGCATTGCGCAATCGAGCGGTGAACCCGGCGCTGGTGTAGATGTGTTCATCCGTGGTGTGGGTTCTGTGCGCAGCGGTAGTACGCCTCTTTTTGTAGTAGATGGTGTGCCCCTGAGCAACGATAACGTGAGCGCAGCAGGTACCGATGTGGGTATGGGTAGCTCTGATGCCAAGAACCCGCTGAACTTCTTAAATACAAGCGATATTGAAACCATCACCGTATTAAAAGACGCTTCCGCTGCAGCCATTTATGGCGCCAGAGGTTCAAACGGCGTGGTGCTTATTACAACCAAACGTGGTAAAAAAGGCGATCCTTCATTAACGTATGACATGTATGTAGGTACTTCTAAAGTTATCAAAAAACTGAAACTGCTGAATGCAGATCAGTACCGGAAAGCCATAGTTGACCCATCTTCTGACCACGGTGGCAATACCGATTGGCAGGATGCGATCATGCGCAACGGTTTTGTGCAAAACCACAACCTGTCGTTCACAAAAACTACGAATACAGGCGGCTACCTGGCATCGCTTTCTCACCTCGACCAGACCGGTATTATAAAGAACAGCGGTTTCAAAAGAACAACAGCCCGGTTGAATGCCGAGGAGTCATTCTTCGACAACAAACGGTTGACTGTTAAAATGAACCTGACTGCCAGTAATATCGACGAAACCGGTATCCCCAACGGAAGTACTGCCGGGTCAGATGGTCAGGTGCTCATGTATGCGCTGATGGCCAACCCCACCTGGAACGTGTATGATTCTGCCGGCAACTTTACCAATTTCAAAAAGGTGCAGATCTTTAACCCCCTGTACGTGTTGAGTGTATATGACGACAGAACCAATACCTTCCGCGTGTTGGGCAACATGGAAGCCACCCTGCGTTTGTTACCAGGCTTGAACTACCGTTTCAACGTAGGTATCGATAAATCAACTTCAGAGCGTAAGACCACCATGTACCCGAACCTTACAGACCGTACACCAAAGGGTATCTATAATCAAAACAACCTGAAATCACTGACCACTTTGCTGGAGCACTACCTTACCTACAACCTGGCTATTCAAAAACACCAGGTAGAAGTATTGGGTGGTTTTTCCTATCAGAAGTTCAATTTCTCAGGTACAGCTTTCAATGTACAGAACCTCGTAGCGCAGGGTACAGGTGTACCGCCTATGTATAACCCGGGTTATTCCGGAACGCCCGGCGCCCCCGGTGGTTATGCGCAGGAGAATGAACTGCAGTCTTACTTCGGTCGCGTGAACTATAACTACGACAATCGTTTCCTGTTCACCGCCTCTATTCGTGCAGACGGTTCTACCCGTTTTGGTGAAAACAACAAATATGGTTACTTCCCTTCATTTGCAGCAGGCTGGAACCTTACGCGTGAAAAGTTCCTGGAGAATGTTTCAGTAATCAATAACCTGAAACTGCGTGCCAGCTGGGGACAAACCGGTAACCAGGAAGTACCTAACAAAATTACCCAGGCCAGCTACACCCAATCTGCCAGCTCTGGTTATTACCTGGATGGCACCAACCTGGTAAATGGCGTTACCGTAAACCGTACCGCTAACCCAAATCTTAAATGGGAACTGGTTGAACAGTACAACATAGGCACCGACTTCGAATTGTTTAAAAACAAACTGTACGGTTCAATTGAATACTATAACAAAACCACCAAAGATCCTATCCTATATATTCCTTCAGAACCATTGAGCCCTACCTCTATGGTGTGGAAGAACGTGGGCGCCGAGATCATAAACAAGGGTGTTGAATTTACGTTGGGATCGCAGCTCATCAATACAAAAGACCTGAGCTGGACAGTTGATGTAAACGGCGCTACCCTTAAAAACACCATCAAAGACCTGCCGGTTTCCCAGTTGTTTTCTGGTAATATCTCAGGTCCGGGACTTTCCGGTGTAAATGCCAACATCTATAAAAACGGCTATGCTGCAGGTTCATTCTTTTTAATAAAGCACCTGGGCTACGATAAAGACGGCAAGGATATTTTTGAAGATAAGAAACAGGATGGCATTATCAATGCAGACGACAGACAGATCTTCCCGGGTGCTATTCCCAAATTCAACTATGGTTTAAACAGCCAGTTACGCTATAAAACCCTGGATCTGGGCTTTTCATTCATTGGGCAAACAGGCGGTTACCTGTTTAACAACACCGCGCTTGACCTCAGCATCAACAACCTGAAAACAGACCGCAACACGCTGAAAAAATATGTTGATAACCATGCAGACCTTGGCAACCAGGTTGTGGTGTCATCGCTGTTCCTGGAGAAATCAGATTTCCTCCGCCTCAGCAACCTGCGTTTGGGAAATACCTTTAAGTTCAAACAAATTCCCTGGATGCAATCGCTCAACATTTATGTAAGCGCGCAAAACCTGTTTACCATCACTAAATACTCTGGCTACGATCCGTTGGTGAATACTACCAAAAATGTAGACGGTAACCAATCGCTGGGTGTTGATTATACTACCTATCCCGCAATTAAAACATTCCTGTTAGGCGCAACGATCAAATTTTAA
- a CDS encoding RagB/SusD family nutrient uptake outer membrane protein — translation MNKKLFKLYTIGCAFMVVATTGCTKLHEKVIDEVLGSNAAAPENALASAYSQMDNGTFTNHAQAFALQEYSTDEAILPTRGSDWGDGGIYRAIHEFTWGADNSMITNTWNSLNTGITLSLTAISSINKSTAANKVQLLAEAKALLDLYTFHSFDLFGQAAYRDPGVDNAPLQVRQAATGIDDLIKDVESLIPDLSNSGQNNTGNGRFTKQAAYALLAEMYLNRAVFKDRYAASFKFDEQAVDGNGTDMDKVISYTTQLIGSGKYKLESNFFHNFDIENGNGTELIYVITQDVNTLTGSSNNFAYMPMERNQKPSTANRGTNASCITPEFFHTWDNNRDDPRFQRHYQYADGTWFMNDGTDVSVPANSLVVGSSLSWFHFNRGMQYGQQYGPSIVGTDFEHTADGRIKVNKLYCEKAATQLMDFTPELNFDDPNQGVFTQAEINRGVRPFKYEFDPEGLNSKSNCDLPVYRLGAMYIMRAEAYLRKNMTNEALADVNILRTSRTREALYANAPGKALTSIDMNTLYAETGFEMYWEMYRRKAAIRFGKFEAAGTTKPVSQPFRRIYPIPQSTMDATKLFAQNFGYSK, via the coding sequence ATGAACAAGAAATTATTTAAATTATATACAATAGGCTGCGCATTTATGGTAGTAGCCACAACCGGCTGTACCAAGCTGCATGAAAAAGTAATTGATGAAGTACTGGGCTCCAATGCTGCAGCTCCCGAAAATGCACTGGCTTCAGCATACTCACAAATGGACAATGGTACTTTTACAAACCATGCCCAGGCATTTGCCCTGCAGGAGTATTCAACCGATGAAGCGATATTGCCTACCCGTGGCAGCGACTGGGGCGACGGTGGTATTTACCGCGCCATTCACGAGTTTACCTGGGGGGCCGACAATTCCATGATCACCAACACCTGGAACAGCCTTAATACCGGTATCACCCTCTCCCTCACCGCCATCAGCAGCATTAACAAATCAACTGCTGCCAACAAGGTCCAACTGCTGGCGGAAGCCAAAGCCCTGCTGGATCTGTACACTTTTCATTCGTTTGACCTGTTTGGCCAGGCGGCTTACCGCGACCCGGGTGTAGATAATGCACCACTGCAGGTTAGACAAGCTGCAACCGGCATCGACGATCTGATCAAAGATGTAGAATCATTGATTCCTGATCTCTCCAATTCAGGCCAGAATAATACAGGCAATGGGCGTTTTACCAAACAGGCTGCTTATGCGCTGCTGGCAGAAATGTACCTGAACCGCGCGGTTTTTAAAGATCGTTATGCAGCCAGTTTCAAGTTCGATGAACAGGCGGTTGATGGCAACGGAACCGATATGGACAAAGTGATCAGTTATACTACCCAACTCATTGGTTCAGGAAAATATAAACTGGAAAGCAACTTCTTCCACAACTTCGATATCGAGAACGGGAACGGAACGGAGCTGATCTATGTTATAACCCAGGATGTAAACACCCTTACCGGCAGTAGTAATAATTTTGCTTACATGCCTATGGAAAGAAACCAGAAACCGTCTACTGCTAACCGGGGTACCAATGCTTCCTGCATTACACCGGAGTTTTTTCATACCTGGGATAATAACCGGGATGATCCACGCTTTCAACGCCATTATCAATATGCCGATGGAACCTGGTTCATGAACGATGGTACCGATGTGAGCGTGCCCGCCAACAGCCTGGTAGTAGGTTCTTCCTTGTCATGGTTCCATTTTAACCGAGGTATGCAATATGGTCAGCAATATGGACCAAGCATCGTGGGTACTGACTTTGAGCACACCGCCGACGGACGGATTAAAGTAAACAAGCTGTATTGCGAGAAAGCTGCAACACAATTGATGGACTTCACCCCCGAGCTTAATTTTGATGATCCTAACCAGGGTGTATTTACCCAGGCCGAGATCAACCGGGGTGTTCGCCCTTTCAAATATGAGTTTGATCCGGAAGGTCTTAACAGCAAGAGCAATTGCGATCTGCCGGTTTATCGTTTAGGCGCTATGTATATTATGCGTGCCGAAGCGTATTTGCGCAAGAACATGACCAATGAGGCGCTGGCTGATGTGAATATACTGCGTACCAGCAGAACACGCGAAGCACTGTATGCCAACGCGCCTGGTAAAGCGCTTACATCAATTGATATGAACACGCTGTATGCTGAAACCGGTTTTGAAATGTACTGGGAAATGTACAGAAGAAAAGCGGCTATCCGCTTTGGTAAATTCGAGGCAGCTGGTACAACCAAACCCGTGTCTCAGCCTTTCCGCCGTATTTACCCCATCCCTCAGAGCACGATGGATGCTACAAAGCTCTTTGCACAGAACTTTGGCTATTCAAAATAA
- a CDS encoding right-handed parallel beta-helix repeat-containing protein: protein MKCNMRHASALWVLIAMMGVAFSCQKKAINDPLTDNTSVSPQEETLTIDSTMTLAQINAVIASASAGQTVYASAGTYKITGKIVMKAGVSIVKLTAVNPIFNAASLSNILTLSFGNECDNTLFQGITFWNIRIVYTNTKKPVIRYCIFDYAKRAAGTNKTNNLKDDYVEFLSTDSSLIQNCVFIHRASDPGRGVWTKGSTNAQILNNTFGNGGTTGYFVCAINDNSKSNTLIDNNILNRNPTLNSIDSLTDHGMYAHSFNGLSITNNTVSGWPANGSGGSIKARNGANLTIAGNTLNDAGILLYEYVSDTANPWLNYVVVQDNTINIASPVNDIYHGIGYYRDNTTDSEYSINITNNKLPNGALNITGNNLNVANFNAGGGGVFNNDVAPGYFILKAGINNSGNY from the coding sequence ATGAAATGTAACATGCGACATGCATCAGCATTATGGGTGTTGATTGCAATGATGGGCGTAGCATTCTCCTGTCAGAAAAAAGCCATCAACGATCCGCTCACAGACAACACAAGCGTATCCCCGCAGGAAGAAACTCTTACCATCGACTCCACCATGACGCTGGCGCAGATCAACGCCGTTATTGCCTCAGCCAGCGCAGGCCAAACTGTATATGCCAGCGCAGGCACGTATAAAATAACCGGAAAAATTGTAATGAAGGCAGGCGTTTCTATTGTTAAGCTCACGGCTGTAAATCCCATCTTCAACGCCGCCTCATTAAGCAACATTCTCACCCTGAGCTTCGGGAATGAATGTGATAATACCCTGTTCCAGGGTATTACGTTCTGGAACATTCGTATTGTTTACACCAATACAAAAAAGCCCGTCATCAGGTATTGCATTTTTGACTATGCAAAACGGGCGGCCGGCACCAACAAAACCAACAACCTGAAAGACGATTATGTAGAGTTCCTGAGTACCGACAGTTCGCTCATTCAGAATTGTGTGTTCATTCATCGCGCCAGCGATCCCGGCCGGGGTGTTTGGACGAAGGGTTCTACCAATGCCCAGATCCTGAACAATACCTTTGGAAATGGCGGCACCACCGGGTATTTTGTATGCGCCATCAACGACAACAGTAAAAGCAATACGCTGATAGATAACAATATCCTGAACCGCAACCCCACATTGAATTCAATAGATTCATTGACCGATCATGGTATGTACGCCCATAGTTTTAACGGGTTATCCATTACCAATAATACCGTTTCAGGCTGGCCTGCCAATGGCAGCGGCGGATCGATAAAAGCACGTAACGGCGCTAACCTCACCATTGCCGGCAACACCCTGAACGATGCCGGTATACTCTTATACGAATACGTAAGCGATACGGCTAACCCATGGCTGAACTATGTTGTGGTACAGGACAATACCATTAATATTGCGAGCCCGGTCAATGATATTTACCATGGCATAGGGTATTACCGCGACAATACTACCGATTCAGAGTATTCGATCAACATTACCAATAACAAATTGCCCAATGGCGCGCTTAATATAACCGGCAACAACCTCAACGTGGCTAATTTCAATGCAGGGGGTGGGGGGGTGTTCAATAACGATGTGGCGCCAGGGTACTTTATACTGAAGGCCGGCATAAACAATTCAGGAAACTATTGA